The Ignavibacteriales bacterium nucleotide sequence GCTAAATCTTGTTGTAAAGGTAGTTTTTCAATTTCCACAATACCATGTTTAATCTTACCAACATCATCAGCAACCTGCAAAATTACAGTAGCAACTTTTCCTTCAGCATCTTTTAAAGATAGAGCTTTTATTTTCATATCAGCGGCTCTAAGTCTTGCTGTTAATTCCTGCAACAGTGCAATTGATACTTCAGGATGAGTTTTTAAAAGATCAATAAAATCATTCCTTTGAATGATAAAAAGTTCAGATTCTTCTGTTGCAGTAACAGTTGCCGATCTGTTTAAGCCATCAAGTATTGCCATTTCTCCAAAAAAGTCAGATTCTGATAAAATAGTTAAAATTACTTCTCTACCATCTGTGCTGGTTCTTGCTACTTTTACTTTTCCTTTTGTAATAACAAATAAAGCAGAACCAACCTCTTCTTCCAATAAAATTACAGTTTCTTTTGGGTAAATTTTCTTTTTACCTAATCCGGCAATTTTTTCAAGTGTCTCTTTGTCAAGATCAGCAAAAATTGGAACATTCACTAAGAATTCCGCTAAACTTAAAGCTAGCATTTCAACCCTCTTATATTTTGAATGTAAATTATTTCTAATATCATAAAATTTTTTTTAATAAGGTAAAGATTTTGCGAAAATTTAATTTTCTCCAGTGCTAATATAATTATTTTTAATAAAAATGCTAATAAAAAGGTTTTAGAGTACGTGCACACTTAAATTAAACAATCAAATTTGGATTGAAGTGCAATAATGAAAAGTTAATGATTAATACAGCTAAATTTTGCAGTAATTAATCATTCTTAGCATACCTTAATTGATATTATAGCGTTGAATAACTATATTTACACAGCAATTTTAATAAAGAAAACTTATTTAGGAGGTACTAATTTTATGGCAGTCAATGTTGGAATTAATGGATTTGGAAGAATTGGCAGATTGGTTTTTAATGCCATGGTGGAGAAAGGTTTGTTAGGTAAAGAAATAAACGTTATTGCAGTAGTTGATGTTAGTACAAATGCAAAATATTTCGCGTATCAATTAAAATATGATTCTGTTCATGGCAGATTAAACGCAGAAATAAGTACAGAAAAAAGTAAACCTGAATTAGAAGAGGATGATGTTTTAGTTGTTAATGGAAATAAAGTTCGTTGCGTTGCGGCTACTAAAGATCCATCACAATTACCCTGGAAAGAATTAGGTGTTGATTTTGTTATTGAATCTACTGGATTATTTACAGATTCTGAAAAAGCAAAAGGGCACTTAGCTGCCGGTGCAAAGAAAGTTATTATTTCTGCTCCTGGTAAAGGCGATGTAAAAACTTTATTAATGGGTGTGAATGATAATGAGTATGATCCAGCAAAACATAATATAGTTTCTAATGCATCTTGTACAACAAACTGTTTGGCTCCTGTTGTTTACGTTCTGTTAAAAGAAGGGATTGGAATTGAAACAGGTTTGATGACAACTATACATTCTTATACAGCAACCCAAAAAACCGTTGATGGTCCTTCAAAGAAAGACTGGCGTGGTGGCAGAGCTGCTGCAATTAATATTATTCCTTCTTCAACCGGTGCAGCAAAAGCTGTTGGTGAAGTTTTACCAGCTACCAAAGGTAAGTTAACGGGAATGTCATTCCGCGTTCCTACAGCAGATGTTTCTGTTGTTGATTTAACTTTCCGCGCAACCAAGGATACTTCAATTGAAGAAATTGATGGCTTGCTGAAGAAAGCTTCTGAAACTTATTTAAAAGGAATTCTTGGTTACAGTAAAGAAGAAGTTGTATCATCTGATTTCATTCACGATGAACGTTCTTCTATTTATGATTCTTTAGCTACGTTGCAAAATAATTTAAAAGGTGAAAAACGCTTCTTTAAAGTAGTTTCCTGGTATGATAATGAATGGGGTTATTCTTGCCGATGTGTTGATCTATTGCTTAAAATGGCAAAATAATTTATAGATGATTTACCAGAAGACGCAGTTTCCACTTTCTTAGTTGGGCTGCGTCTTTTTTTTAGTTAAAACATTTAGAGAAATTAATTCCTGGAGGAAAAATGAACAAACTTTCGATTGATAAAATTGAACTTAAAGGTAAAAGAGTTTTGGTAAGAGTAGATTTTAATGTTCCTTTAGATGAAAACTTGAAGATTACTGATGATATTAGAATTACATCTTCACTTCCTACAATAAAAAAGATCATCTCGGAAGGTGGAAAAGCAATTTTAATGAGTCATCTCGGAAGACCAAAGGGTGGTCCTAATCCTAAATACAGTTTAAAACCAACAGCAATTAGATTATCTGAATTACTTGGTGTGGAAGTTAAAATGGCTCCTGACTGCATTGGCGATCAGGTGAAAGCGATTGTAAATTTGTTGAAAGATGGTGATGTTCTAATTTTAGAAAATGTAAGATTCCATCCTGAAGAAGAAAAAAATGATCCGGAGTTTGCAAAGAAGTTAGCTGAATTGGGAGATGTTTACATTAATGATGCATTTGGCAGTGCCCACCGTGCTCACGCTTCAACAGAAGGTGTAACTAAATACATTAAAGTATGCGCAGCAGGATATTTGATGCAGAAAGAATTGGATTATCTTGGTAAAGCTATCTCTGAACCAGAAAGACCATATGTAGCAATCCTTGGTGGTGCAAAAATTTCCGGTAAGATTGATGTTATTCAAAATCTTTTTCCAAAAGTTGATACTTTGATTATTGGTGGTGGAATGGCGTATACTTTCTATAAAGCAATGGGATATGAAATTGGGCATTCTCTTCTTGAAGCAGAAAAAATTGATTTGGCAAAAGAAATTTTAGAAAAAGCAAAAACCGCCAAAGTAAATTTCTTGTTGCCTGTTGATGTTGTTGTTGCTGCGGAATTTAAAAACGATTCTCCTTCTTCTGTAGTTGATATTAAAAATATTCCTGCTGATCAACAAGGATTAGACATTGGTCCAAAATCAATTGAACTTTTTAGCAAAGAAGTTCTAAAAGCAAAAACTGTTATTTGGAATGGTCCGATGGGTGTTTTTGAATTTGATAATTTTGCAAAAGGAACAGATGCAATTGCTAAGGCTTTAGTTGAAGCTACATCAAAAGGAGCTACCACCATAATTGGTGGTGGTGATTCTGCTGCAGCTATTAAAAAAGCTGGTTTGGAAGATAAAGTTTCTCACGTATCAACCGGTGGTGGTGCTTCGTTAGAATTTTTAGAAGGAAAAATTCTTCCTGGAGTTGAAGCTCTTAATAATGCGGATTGATGAGTGCGGATTGCGGATTGAAAAGTAATTTAAAAATTTCAATCCGCAATCTGAAATCAGCATTCCGAAATAGTAAGATGAATCTTTTTTAGTCTTAAGATGTTTAACATATAAAAGAATATAAAGGTAGATTAATGTATAATGAGCGAGATTATTATCGTCCGACAGGTTTAGGTGGGTTCAGTGTGTTTCCTCCGGTAATTAAAAATCTTTTAATAATTAATGCAATAGTTTATTTGATAAACAATCTCATACTTGCAAACCTAAGTGTTAGCGGCATTCCTGCTGAAGTAATAATTACCCGCTACTTTGCACTCATTCCTATTTCCGGATTACCTATTGGGTACAATCCACTTACCGGAGAAGTGCTTACTGCATTATTCTATCCCTGGCAATTAGTTACTTATCAATTTCTTCATGCTAATTTCTCTCATATTCTTTTTAATATGATCGCACTCTGGATGTTCGGAATGGAAATAGAAAATTTGTGGGGTTCTAAAAAGTTTTTAATTTATTATCTGCTTTGTGGAATTGGTGGTGCAATTGTTCAATTACTTGTTCAACTTATAACTGGTTCAGGTATGGCGCAAACTGTAGGTGCTTCAGGAGCAATATTTGGAGTTATGATTGCCTTTGCCATGATGTTTCCTGATAGATACATTTATATTTACTTCCTCATTCCTGTAAAAGCAAAATACCTAATTGCAATTCTTGTTGTGTTTGAATTTATGTCTGCCGGGCAGCCAAGTCTTGTTGCCCATGTTGTTCATTTGGGTGGTGCAGTTGTTGGATTTCTGTTTATCTTATTCGATAAAAATAATCAGTTTAGTTTTGGTAAGATGATGAATTCATTTAAAAAATCTACTTACGGTTCACCAAAATCAAACGGGTTCAGGAAAAGATTTTCGCCTAACGCTAAAGTGGAAGACGCTGATTTTTATGAAATCAACGGTCAGAAAAAAGAAAACATTCATGTTACTCAGGAAGAAATTGATAAAATTTTGGATAAGATTAGCCAGAGTGGTTACCAGAATTTAACTGAACACGAAAAGAAAATTCTTTTTGAGGCAAGCAAAAAATCCTGATGAAGAGCTTAATTTCTATTTTACTATTTTCATCTTTTTTATTTCTTACCTGCTCTGATGAAAAAGTAATTATGGATGAAGAAAAATTTGCATCGATTTATGTAGACCTGTTAATAAATCAAGAAAAGAACAGGGGAGATACTTCTAAAGTAAAATTAGAGCAGAACAAAATTTTTACGAAATATCAAGTGAACAGGAAACAGTATGAAGCTACACTTGAGTATTATCATAAAGATCCTGAACGCTGGAGAGATTTTTTTGTAAAAGTGAATAATTATTACAACAGGATTGATAAAGGATCTAAATCAAAGTAGCTTTATTTTTTGCCAGGACAATCCGTATTTGCGGGTAGCCTATATCTTCCGGAAAACGACTTTTCAAATCTTTGAGATCAACAAATCCTTTCTTTAATTCCAAATTGATAGATTCAATAATATTTTTGCTGAACAAATTCTGAATATCTGTTTGTGGAAAATATTCTAAAATGGTTTCTATCTGCATTGATACAACTGCTTCAGAAAGTTTACGCAAAGATGCAATTGCCGCAAGATTGTATCCTTTAATAACCAGATTATAAGTTTCGGAAATGTTTGAAGGTATTTTTTCTTCTTGCTTATTGTTTCCGCCTTTTTCATCCAGGTGTTCTTTAACCAATTCAAGAAAATCATTTCCAACTTTATTAAACATTCTATGGTTAAATCCTTTTATACTCAAAATCTGTTGTGTGGATGTTGGTTTAACTTCCGCTACATTTCTTAAAATTTCATCTGGGCAAATCAAATAATTTGTTTGCAAAAACTTTTCGGCTGCCTTATTTCGTACTTCTTTCAATTTGTTAAATAATTCAAGATTTTCCTCATAATCAAAAATATTTTCTTCCTTAGGCAATAATTGTATTCCAATTTTATCCAAGAGTTCTTTGCCTTTATTTCCAATGGTTATCTTTTTGCCAACAACATTTTTAATAATTATTCTTTTTGAAACTAATTCTTCCAGCACATTTTTCAATTCATCTTCAGAATAATTAATGCAGCTTCCGTAAGTGGAATATTCTTTCCCTATCATTCCAAGTAAAATATTTAGTAATCTTTTTTCCTGAATTTCTCCCTTAGCTTCAGCAATTGTTCGTATGAAAATTTCTGAAAGATATTCCAAATCACCCTTGGGAAAACTTATTTTTTCTGCGCAATTATCGCACTTGTTGCAACGATATTCTTTTTCTGCTTCTCCAAAATAATTGATGATAAATTTCATTCTGCAATCATTGGAATAGACAAACTCTGTAACTGAATCAAGTTTTTTTAATGCATGTTCATAACCTTTAATTACTTTGTTGTAATCAAGGTTTAGGAATCTATCACTTACTCTTGGACTGTTCAATCGAACGCTTCTATTCAGAATTGGTTTCGAGTAATCAATTATTCCGGAGTTATAAAGTTGTGAAAGAATATCATCCAGGTATTCTTCGGATGTTTCAAACTTATGCGCAAGATTTGTTAATGAAATTTGTGCTTTTGAATTTAATATTGTGCTGCCATACTCCCGGATTAATAAAAGGATTACATCTTTTACTAAAAAATTCTCTGTTGTTTTTAAAAATTGTTTTAACTTGCTTTGATCGAGATTAAACTGAATCGTGTATTTTTTCTCCAGTTCCGAGACAGATTTAACATAACCCGCTTCTTCAAGAATTTTAATTGATGATTCAAGCAATCCTTTAGAAATATTTTTTTTAAGATACTGGGAAATGTATTCCTGTTTAACCGGAATTTCTTCTTCGCTTTTATTTCCAACTGCAATTTTACCAAAATCGCATATTGCATTATAAATTTCTTTAACAATTTCTTTGGTTGGATTTGAACTTGAGATAAAATAATTATGAATATCTTTATCTCTCTCTTCGTATAACAGGTAAGCGTAAGATTCAAAACCATCTCTTCCAGCTCTTCCAATTTCCTGGTAGTAATTTTCTATGGAAGCTGGCATGTTGTAATGAATAACAAGCCGGATGTCTTTCTTGTCAATCCCCATCCCAAATGCTGTAGTAGCAACAATAATTTTTATTTTATCTTCAAGAAAAAATTCCTGGATATGCTTTCTCTCTTCGGGTGCTAATCCCGCATGATAATAGGCGGCTTCCAAACCATACAGATTTAAAAACTCAGTTACCTCTTCTGTCCTTTTCCTGGAAGAAGCATAAATAATAGCCGGCGTTCCATGTTGATTAATTATCTCTATACACTTTTCTCTTTTCTTTTTTATCCTTATAACTTTTACTGTAAGATTTTCTCGTTCAAAACCTTTTATAAAAATCTTGGGATTTATAAGAGCAAGTTGGGCAGCTATATCATCTATAACTTCCGGAGTTGCAGTTGCAGTAAAAGCGGAAATTGTTTTTATACCAATAAAATCCGCAAACTCTTTTATTTTTCTGTAGCTTGGTCTAAAATTATGTCCCCATTCGCTTATACAATGAGCTTCATCTATAAATAGAAATGATGGAGAAAGATTTTTTATTCTTTCTGCGAATGATAAATTTTCCAATCGTTCCGGTGCAAGGTACAGCAATTTAATTTCTTTACGATTGATGCTGTTAAAAACTTCCTCGGCTTCTCTAAATCCCATGGTGCTATTAATGAACCCCGCCAGTTTTTCATTTTTGTTAAGTGAATCAACCTGATCTTTCATTAAAGCGATAAGCGGAGAGACCACGATTGAAACATTTTCTGTCATAATTGCTGGTATTTGGTAGCACAAAGATTTGCCGCCTCCAGTTGGAAGAATTACAATACAGTTTTTTCCCACCAGGATGTCATCAATAATTTCTTCCTGACCAAATCGAAAAACTTCGTGACCAAAATATTTTTTTAGCGCTTCTTTAGGTGTCATTTGTCGTAAAATTTCAACCGATTCTTTCTATTTTTTACTTATATTTACCCAGTAAAAATTAAATCTTATTCGCTTATTAACCAAGTTAATTTATGATTACAGTTCAGACCGATAATCTTACCAAAATTTATTACTCCAGTTTTAAAAGAAAAAATGTACAGGCGCTTTCCAGTCTAAACTTAACAGTTGATTCTGGTATGATCTTCGGATTTTTAGGACCGAATGGCGCTGGAAAAACTACTTTAGTAAAAATTTTGCTGGGAATTACTCATCCAACATCAGGATCGGCAAAAATTTTAGGTGAGGATATTAAGAATTACAAAGTAAAAAAGAGAATTGGTTATCTACCTGAAAATCACCGCTACCCTTTTTATCTAACAGGCGAAGGTGTTTTAAAATTCTTTGGAAAGCTAAGTGGAGTTGATGACAAAAATTTGAATAAGAAGGTAGATCAATTACTGGATTTAGTTAATCTTGGAAAGTGGAAAAAAACTAAAATTAAAAATTATTCAAAAGGAATGATGCAAAGGCTGGGATTGGCTCAAGCTGTTATAAATGATCCCGAATTGATTTTTCTTGATGAACCAACGGATGGAGTTGATCCGATTGGACGAAAAGAAATCCGTGATTTGCTTCTTGATTTGAAGAGCCAGGGAAAAACAATTTTTCTTAACAGCCATTTACTTTCAGAAGTTGAATTAATTACGGATCGGGTTGCAATATTAAACAAAGGAATTCTTCTTAGAGAAGGAACAGTTAAAGAACTAACCGAGAAAAAGGAAGAATATCAATTTTCAATTGATGGAGAAAATCGGGAATCAGATTTACAAAAATATTCATCTGAATTTTCCTTTTCTAATTTTAAGGATGGATCGTTTGTAGTAAAAGTTGGAAACATAAATGAGCTGAATGTTTTTATTGATTACCTTCGCAGGGATGGTAAAAGTATTAAAGCAGTAATTCCTCAAAAAGAAACTCTTGAAGAAATGTTTA carries:
- the gap gene encoding type I glyceraldehyde-3-phosphate dehydrogenase, coding for MAVNVGINGFGRIGRLVFNAMVEKGLLGKEINVIAVVDVSTNAKYFAYQLKYDSVHGRLNAEISTEKSKPELEEDDVLVVNGNKVRCVAATKDPSQLPWKELGVDFVIESTGLFTDSEKAKGHLAAGAKKVIISAPGKGDVKTLLMGVNDNEYDPAKHNIVSNASCTTNCLAPVVYVLLKEGIGIETGLMTTIHSYTATQKTVDGPSKKDWRGGRAAAINIIPSSTGAAKAVGEVLPATKGKLTGMSFRVPTADVSVVDLTFRATKDTSIEEIDGLLKKASETYLKGILGYSKEEVVSSDFIHDERSSIYDSLATLQNNLKGEKRFFKVVSWYDNEWGYSCRCVDLLLKMAK
- a CDS encoding phosphoglycerate kinase → MNKLSIDKIELKGKRVLVRVDFNVPLDENLKITDDIRITSSLPTIKKIISEGGKAILMSHLGRPKGGPNPKYSLKPTAIRLSELLGVEVKMAPDCIGDQVKAIVNLLKDGDVLILENVRFHPEEEKNDPEFAKKLAELGDVYINDAFGSAHRAHASTEGVTKYIKVCAAGYLMQKELDYLGKAISEPERPYVAILGGAKISGKIDVIQNLFPKVDTLIIGGGMAYTFYKAMGYEIGHSLLEAEKIDLAKEILEKAKTAKVNFLLPVDVVVAAEFKNDSPSSVVDIKNIPADQQGLDIGPKSIELFSKEVLKAKTVIWNGPMGVFEFDNFAKGTDAIAKALVEATSKGATTIIGGGDSAAAIKKAGLEDKVSHVSTGGGASLEFLEGKILPGVEALNNAD
- a CDS encoding RecQ family ATP-dependent DNA helicase gives rise to the protein MTPKEALKKYFGHEVFRFGQEEIIDDILVGKNCIVILPTGGGKSLCYQIPAIMTENVSIVVSPLIALMKDQVDSLNKNEKLAGFINSTMGFREAEEVFNSINRKEIKLLYLAPERLENLSFAERIKNLSPSFLFIDEAHCISEWGHNFRPSYRKIKEFADFIGIKTISAFTATATPEVIDDIAAQLALINPKIFIKGFERENLTVKVIRIKKKREKCIEIINQHGTPAIIYASSRKRTEEVTEFLNLYGLEAAYYHAGLAPEERKHIQEFFLEDKIKIIVATTAFGMGIDKKDIRLVIHYNMPASIENYYQEIGRAGRDGFESYAYLLYEERDKDIHNYFISSSNPTKEIVKEIYNAICDFGKIAVGNKSEEEIPVKQEYISQYLKKNISKGLLESSIKILEEAGYVKSVSELEKKYTIQFNLDQSKLKQFLKTTENFLVKDVILLLIREYGSTILNSKAQISLTNLAHKFETSEEYLDDILSQLYNSGIIDYSKPILNRSVRLNSPRVSDRFLNLDYNKVIKGYEHALKKLDSVTEFVYSNDCRMKFIINYFGEAEKEYRCNKCDNCAEKISFPKGDLEYLSEIFIRTIAEAKGEIQEKRLLNILLGMIGKEYSTYGSCINYSEDELKNVLEELVSKRIIIKNVVGKKITIGNKGKELLDKIGIQLLPKEENIFDYEENLELFNKLKEVRNKAAEKFLQTNYLICPDEILRNVAEVKPTSTQQILSIKGFNHRMFNKVGNDFLELVKEHLDEKGGNNKQEEKIPSNISETYNLVIKGYNLAAIASLRKLSEAVVSMQIETILEYFPQTDIQNLFSKNIIESINLELKKGFVDLKDLKSRFPEDIGYPQIRIVLAKNKATLI
- a CDS encoding DUF4296 domain-containing protein translates to MKSLISILLFSSFLFLTCSDEKVIMDEEKFASIYVDLLINQEKNRGDTSKVKLEQNKIFTKYQVNRKQYEATLEYYHKDPERWRDFFVKVNNYYNRIDKGSKSK
- a CDS encoding Crp/Fnr family transcriptional regulator; translation: MLALSLAEFLVNVPIFADLDKETLEKIAGLGKKKIYPKETVILLEEEVGSALFVITKGKVKVARTSTDGREVILTILSESDFFGEMAILDGLNRSATVTATEESELFIIQRNDFIDLLKTHPEVSIALLQELTARLRAADMKIKALSLKDAEGKVATVILQVADDVGKIKHGIVEIEKLPLQQDLANMAGTSRETISRTLHSFAKKGLLELDGSKLRILNYEKFKENYG
- a CDS encoding rhomboid family intramembrane serine protease; translated protein: MYNERDYYRPTGLGGFSVFPPVIKNLLIINAIVYLINNLILANLSVSGIPAEVIITRYFALIPISGLPIGYNPLTGEVLTALFYPWQLVTYQFLHANFSHILFNMIALWMFGMEIENLWGSKKFLIYYLLCGIGGAIVQLLVQLITGSGMAQTVGASGAIFGVMIAFAMMFPDRYIYIYFLIPVKAKYLIAILVVFEFMSAGQPSLVAHVVHLGGAVVGFLFILFDKNNQFSFGKMMNSFKKSTYGSPKSNGFRKRFSPNAKVEDADFYEINGQKKENIHVTQEEIDKILDKISQSGYQNLTEHEKKILFEASKKS
- a CDS encoding ABC transporter ATP-binding protein, which translates into the protein MITVQTDNLTKIYYSSFKRKNVQALSSLNLTVDSGMIFGFLGPNGAGKTTLVKILLGITHPTSGSAKILGEDIKNYKVKKRIGYLPENHRYPFYLTGEGVLKFFGKLSGVDDKNLNKKVDQLLDLVNLGKWKKTKIKNYSKGMMQRLGLAQAVINDPELIFLDEPTDGVDPIGRKEIRDLLLDLKSQGKTIFLNSHLLSEVELITDRVAILNKGILLREGTVKELTEKKEEYQFSIDGENRESDLQKYSSEFSFSNFKDGSFVVKVGNINELNVFIDYLRRDGKSIKAVIPQKETLEEMFIALINETEGKKK